Genomic segment of Oncorhynchus keta strain PuntledgeMale-10-30-2019 chromosome 5, Oket_V2, whole genome shotgun sequence:
CATATAATGGGCCTACGAAAAGGGGAAACATAAAATACAATATAGTACATCTAACCTGGAGGAGGAAATTATTgtccaaaaacaaacaaaagtggCACCGACCCAATGATAAAGTGAATATGCAGACTGACCAGGGATATGGGCGATGTTCTCCACTGGTCCACTGGTGCCAATaagagcagcaggtagcctagtggttagagcgttgggccagcaacTGAAAGAATGGTGGAtggaatcctcgagctgacaatcTGTTGTtcggcccctgaacaaggcagttaacccactgtccataggctgtcattgtaaataggaactGGTTCTTAACCTCTTGAGACGAGGGGGCagtgtttggatgaaaaacgtacccaaatgaaactgcctatttctcaggcccagaagctagaatatgcatataattggcagattaggatagaaaacactctaaatgAACTGACCTGCCTGCTAAAAAAAGATAGGCTACTGTTTGCTCAATCTCTTCACAGATATagccatttgtttttcaacaaaaacattttttttaattatcgTCTGCCTGGGTCTctctgcttttcactgacagttGCAACTCAAATGTGGCATTTGCCACATGCTGCCCAAATTGCGGGCCCTTCCAACTGTAGGCTATACAAAACAAAAAGAAGCTAATGATTCTCTGTGGCCAAATCGTGCTTTCTGGTGTAGTAGCCTATTTTtatgatttgatttatttctgtATAGACAGGAGTAAGGCTAATTAGGTGATATAATTTTGGCAATTTATTTCAAATTTACTTCAGTGAAAGCTTCCCCTAGCCTTATGGACACACCGCCTATGCCTTTTAATGTGgtataaacacaaccagtcatgttttcatctgattgtcaaacaaataatCACTTCAAAAAAGCAGTCCTGTAGACTAACAGTACACGTTCGTCCACTCacaaaataattccagcatccaaaTCCCAACAGTGCActgatgaatggaaagagacatctgttacaaaacacccACATGTATTCTAATGGCATTGTCATTAGGCCTAAACTTGTAGCCTGAATTGATACACCCACTGTTAGTCGCGCGCCTCGGTCTTGGCCTCTCATCTCCACCTTGTCCACCGTGTTTCGTTCTCGGCCTCTCATCTCCACCTTGTCCACCGTGTTTCGTTCTCGGCCTCTCATCTCCACCTTGTCCACCGTGTTTCGTTCTTGGCCTCTCATCTCCACCTTGTCCACCGTGTTTCGTTCTCACCCTCTCATCTCCACCTTGTCCACCGTGTTTCGTTCTTGGCCTCTCATCTCCACCTTGTCCACCGTGTTTCGTTCTCACCCTCTCATCTCCACCTTGTCCACCGTGTTTCGTTCTTGGCCTCTCATCTCCACCTTGTCCACCGTGTTTCGTTCTCGGCCTCTCATCTTCACCTTGTCCACCGTGTTTCGTTCTCGGCCTCTCATCTTCACCTTGTCCACCGTGTTTTGTTCTCGGCCTCTCATCTCCACCTTGTCCACCGTGTTTCGTTCTTGGCCTCTCATCTCCACCTTGTCCACCGTGTTTCGTTCTCGGCCTCTCATCTTCACCTTGTCCACCGTGTTTCGTTCTCGGCCTCTCATCTTCACCTTGTCCACCGTGTTTTGTTCTCGGCCTCTCATCTCCACCTTGTCCACCGTGTTTCGTTCTTGGCCTCTCATCTCCACCTTGTCCACCGTGTTTCGTTCTTGGCCTCTCATCTCCACCTTGTCCACCGTGTTTTGTTCTCGGCCTCTCATCTCCACCTTGTCCACCGTGTTTCGTTCTCGGCCTCTCATCTCCACCTTGTCCACCGTGTTTCGTTCTCGGCCTCTCATCTTCACCTTGTCCACCGTGTTTCGTTCTCGGCCTCTCATCTCCAAGGCATGTAAGTGTTCTCCTCGAACCACAACACAATTTGAGGCGTATACCACCCGGTTTAAAGTCAATTCACTCATTTTTCATGTAGCTGACATTAGGTCATGTTAAATAATGCCATAATAGCCAATAGTTTTCTTGCCATTTTGTGTTAATAGTGATAGGCTCATGTTTTACCAGTACGGAGTACCCCCACTACTTATTTTGCCGGGAC
This window contains:
- the LOC127930080 gene encoding uncharacterized protein LOC127930080 isoform X43, with translation MSELTLNRVVYASNCVVVRGEHLHALEMRGRERNTVDKVKMRGRERNTVDKVEMRGRERNTVDKVEMRGREQNTVDKVEMRGQERNTVDKVEMRGQERNTVDKVEMRGREQNTVDKVKMRGRERNTVDKVKMRGRERNTVDKVEMRGREQNTVDKVKMRGRERNTVDKVEMRGRERNTVDKVEMRGRERNTVDKVEMRGQDRGARLTVGVSIQATSLGLMTMPLEYMWVFCNRCLFPFISALLGFGCWNYFVSGRTCTVSLQDCFFEVIICLTIR
- the LOC127930080 gene encoding uncharacterized protein LOC127930080 isoform X27: MSELTLNRVVYASNCVVVRGEHLHALEMRGRERNTVDKVKMRGRERNTVDKVEMRGRERNTVDKVEMRGREQNTVDKVEMRGQERNTVDKVEMRGQERNTVDKVEMRGREQNTVDKVKMRGRERNTVDKVKMRGRERNTVDKVEMRGQERNTVDKVEMRGREQNTVDKVKMRGRERNTVDKVEMRGRERNTVDKVEMRGRERNTVDKVEMRGQDRGARLTVGVSIQATSLGLMTMPLEYMWVFCNRCLFPFISALLGFGCWNYFVSGRTCTVSLQDCFFEVIICLTIR
- the LOC127930080 gene encoding uncharacterized protein LOC127930080 isoform X28 yields the protein MSELTLNRVVYASNCVVVRGEHLHALEMRGRERNTVDKVKMRGRERNTVDKVEMRGRERNTVDKVEMRGREQNTVDKVEMRGQERNTVDKVEMRGQERNTVDKVEMRGREQNTVDKVKMRGRERNTVDKVKMRGRERNTVDKVEMRGQERNTVDKVEMRGREQNTVDKVEMRGQERNTVDKVEMRGQERNTVDKVEMRGRERNTVDKVEMRGQDRGARLTVGVSIQATSLGLMTMPLEYMWVFCNRCLFPFISALLGFGCWNYFVSGRTCTVSLQDCFFEVIICLTIR
- the LOC127930080 gene encoding uncharacterized protein LOC127930080 isoform X40, yielding MSELTLNRVVYASNCVVVRGEHLHALEMRGRERNTVDKVKMRGRERNTVDKVEMRGRERNTVDKVEMRGREQNTVDKVEMRGQERNTVDKVEMRGQERNTVDKVEMRGREQNTVDKVKMRGRERNTVDKVKMRGRERNTVDKVEMRGQERNTVDKVEMRGREQNTVDKVEMRGQERNTVDKVEMRGRERNTVDKVEMRGQDRGARLTVGVSIQATSLGLMTMPLEYMWVFCNRCLFPFISALLGFGCWNYFVSGRTCTVSLQDCFFEVIICLTIR
- the LOC127930080 gene encoding octapeptide-repeat protein T2-like isoform X26 — translated: MSELTLNRVVYASNCVVVRGEHLHALEMRGRERNTVDKVKMRGRERNTVDKVEMRGRERNTVDKVEMRGREQNTVDKVEMRGQERNTVDKVEMRGQERNTVDKVEMRGREQNTVDKVKMRGRERNTVDKVKMRGRERNTVDKVEMRGQERNTVDKVEMRGREQNTVDKVKMRGRERNTVDKVKMRGRERNTVDKVEMRGRERNTVDKVEMRGQDRGARLTVGVSIQATSLGLMTMPLEYMWVFCNRCLFPFISALLGFGCWNYFVSGRTCTVSLQDCFFEVIICLTIR
- the LOC127930080 gene encoding octapeptide-repeat protein T2-like isoform X16, producing the protein MSELTLNRVVYASNCVVVRGEHLHALEMRGRERNTVDKVKMRGRERNTVDKVEMRGRERNTVDKVEMRGREQNTVDKVEMRGQERNTVDKVEMRGQERNTVDKVEMRGREQNTVDKVKMRGRERNTVDKVKMRGRERNTVDKVEMRGQERNTVDKVEMRGREQNTVDKVKMRGRERNTVDKVKMRGRERNTVDKVEMRGQERNTVDKVEMRGRERNTVDKVEMRGQDRGARLTVGVSIQATSLGLMTMPLEYMWVFCNRCLFPFISALLGFGCWNYFVSGRTCTVSLQDCFFEVIICLTIR
- the LOC127930080 gene encoding uncharacterized protein LOC127930080 isoform X25 — its product is MSELTLNRVVYASNCVVVRGEHLHALEMRGRERNTVDKVKMRGRERNTVDKVEMRGRERNTVDKVEMRGREQNTVDKVEMRGQERNTVDKVKMRGRERNTVDKVEMRGQERNTVDKVEMRGREQNTVDKVKMRGRERNTVDKVKMRGRERNTVDKVEMRGQERNTVDKVEMRGQERNTVDKVEMRGQERNTVDKVEMRGRERNTVDKVEMRGRERNTVDKVEMRGQDRGARLTVGVSIQATSLGLMTMPLEYMWVFCNRCLFPFISALLGFGCWNYFVSGRTCTVSLQDCFFEVIICLTIR
- the LOC127930080 gene encoding uncharacterized protein LOC127930080 isoform X41, with protein sequence MSELTLNRVVYASNCVVVRGEHLHALEMRGRERNTVDKVKMRGRERNTVDKVEMRGRERNTVDKVEMRGREQNTVDKVEMRGQERNTVDKVEMRGQERNTVDKVEMRGREQNTVDKVKMRGRERNTVDKVKMRGRERNTVDKVEMRGQERNTVDKVKMRGRERNTVDKVEMRGRERNTVDKVEMRGRERNTVDKVEMRGQDRGARLTVGVSIQATSLGLMTMPLEYMWVFCNRCLFPFISALLGFGCWNYFVSGRTCTVSLQDCFFEVIICLTIR
- the LOC127930080 gene encoding octapeptide-repeat protein T2-like isoform X15, whose amino-acid sequence is MSELTLNRVVYASNCVVVRGEHLHALEMRGRERNTVDKVKMRGRERNTVDKVEMRGRERNTVDKVEMRGREQNTVDKVEMRGQERNTVDKVEMRGQERNTVDKVEMRGREQNTVDKVKMRGRERNTVDKVKMRGRERNTVDKVEMRGQERNTVDKVEMRGREQNTVDKVKMRGRERNTVDKVKMRGRERNTVDKVEMRGRERNTVDKVEMRGRERNTVDKVEMRGQDRGARLTVGVSIQATSLGLMTMPLEYMWVFCNRCLFPFISALLGFGCWNYFVSGRTCTVSLQDCFFEVIICLTIR
- the LOC127930080 gene encoding uncharacterized protein LOC127930080 isoform X37, with translation MSELTLNRVVYASNCVVVRGEHLHALEMRGRERNTVDKVKMRGRERNTVDKVEMRGRERNTVDKVEMRGREQNTVDKVEMRGQERNTVDKVEMRGQERNTVDKVEMRGREQNTVDKVKMRGRERNTVDKVKMRGRERNTVDKVEMRGQERNTVDKVEMRGREQNTVDKVEMRGRERNTVDKVEMRGRERNTVDKVEMRGQDRGARLTVGVSIQATSLGLMTMPLEYMWVFCNRCLFPFISALLGFGCWNYFVSGRTCTVSLQDCFFEVIICLTIR
- the LOC127930080 gene encoding octapeptide-repeat protein T2-like isoform X6 encodes the protein MSELTLNRVVYASNCVVVRGEHLHALEMRGRERNTVDKVKMRGRERNTVDKVEMRGRERNTVDKVEMRGREQNTVDKVEMRGQERNTVDKVEMRGQERNTVDKVEMRGREQNTVDKVKMRGRERNTVDKVKMRGRERNTVDKVEMRGQERNTVDKVEMRGREQNTVDKVKMRGRERNTVDKVKMRGRERNTVDKVEMRGQERNTVDKVEMRGRERNTVDKVEMRGRERNTVDKVEMRGQDRGARLTVGVSIQATSLGLMTMPLEYMWVFCNRCLFPFISALLGFGCWNYFVSGRTCTVSLQDCFFEVIICLTIR